In Oceanibaculum indicum P24, the DNA window GGAGGCTGGCGGCGCGACCTTTACGGCGTACGACCAGATCGACAAGGCGCCGGAGGAGAAGGCGCGCGGCATCACCATTTCGACGGCGCATGTGGAGTATGAGACGGGCAACCGTCACTATGCGCATGTGGACTGCCCGGGCCATGCCGACTATGTGAAGAACATGATCACGGGTGCGGCGCAGATGGACGGCGCCATTCTGGTGGTGTCGGCCGCTGACGGCCCGATGCCGCAGACCCGCGAGCACATCCTGCTGGCGCGTCAGGTCGGCGTCCCGGCGATCGTGGTGTTCCTGAACAAGTGCGACATGGTCGACGATCCGGAGCTGCTGGAGCTGGTGGAGCTTGAGGTCCGCGAGCTGCTGTCCTCCTACGACTTCCCGGGCGACGATATTCCGATCGTGAAGGGCTCGGCCCTGGCGGCGCTGGAAGACAGCGATCCGAAGCTGGGCAAGGACGCGATCCTGGAGCTGATGGCCGAGGTCGATCGCTACATTCCGCAGCCGGAGCGCGCGAAGGACCTGCCGTTCCTGATGCCGATCGAGGACGTGTTCTCGATCTCCGGCCGTGGCACGGTGGTGACCGGTCGCGTCGAGCGCGGCATCGTGAAGGTTGGCGAGGAAGTCGAGATCGTCGGCCTGAAGGACACGACCAAGACGGTTGTGACCGGTGTTGAGATGTTCCGCAAGCTGCTGGACAGCGGCGAGGCGGGCGACAATATCGGCGCGCTGCTGCGTGGCGTTGGCCGCGAGGATGTGGAGCGCGGCCAGGTTCTGTCCAAGCCGGGCACGATCAAGCCGCACACGCGCTTCAAGTGCGAGGCCTACATTCTGACGAAGGAAGAAGGTGGCCGTCACACGCCGTTCTTCTCCAACTATCGTCCGCAGTTCTACTTCCGCACCACCGACGTGACCGGCGAGGTTGTTCTGCCGGAAGGCACGGAGATGGTGATGCCGGGCGACAACATCGCCATGGAAGTGAAGCTGATCGCGCCGATCGCCATGGATGAGGGCCTGCGCTTCGCCATCCGCGAAGGCGGCCGCACCGTCGGCGCCGGCGTCGTCGCCAA includes these proteins:
- the tuf gene encoding elongation factor Tu, with translation MAKAKFERNKPHCNIGTIGHVDHGKTSLTAAITKVLAEAGGATFTAYDQIDKAPEEKARGITISTAHVEYETGNRHYAHVDCPGHADYVKNMITGAAQMDGAILVVSAADGPMPQTREHILLARQVGVPAIVVFLNKCDMVDDPELLELVELEVRELLSSYDFPGDDIPIVKGSALAALEDSDPKLGKDAILELMAEVDRYIPQPERAKDLPFLMPIEDVFSISGRGTVVTGRVERGIVKVGEEVEIVGLKDTTKTVVTGVEMFRKLLDSGEAGDNIGALLRGVGREDVERGQVLSKPGTIKPHTRFKCEAYILTKEEGGRHTPFFSNYRPQFYFRTTDVTGEVVLPEGTEMVMPGDNIAMEVKLIAPIAMDEGLRFAIREGGRTVGAGVVA